The segment GAAACAAGAAGAGGCCTTTGCTGCCCTCAAGCATAGGTTAACTAATGCACCCATTCTTGCTATgcctaattttgcaaaatcatttgaaattgagtgtgatgcgtcAATTGTGGGTTTGGGGCTGTTTTGTTGCAAGAGTGtcatccaattgcttattttagtgaaaagttaggagcCGCTGCCCTTAattattcaacttatgataaggaattGTATGCTTTGGTTAGAGCTTTACAAACTTGGCAGCATTACTTGTTACCCAAAGAGTTTGTCATCCATAGTGATCACGAGTCCTTAAAGTACTTAAAAGGACAAGGAAAGCTTAATAAGAGGCATGCTAAGTGGGTAGAGCttttagagcaatttccatatgtcatcaaacataaaaaggggaaaggGAATGTAGTGGCTGATGCACTGTGTAGGAGACATGCTTTACTTGCTATGCTTGAAACTAAACTGTTTGGTCTCGAGTCTTTGAAAGACATATATGAGCATGATGTGGACTTTGCTGAAATTTTTGCTGCATGTGAAAAGTTTTTTGAAAATGGTTACTATAGGCATAATGGATTCTTGTTTAAagcaaataagttgtatgtgcCTAAGTGTTCCATTAGAGAGTTGCTTGTGAGTGAATCACATGAGGGGGGGTTTGATGGGTCACTTTGGGGTTCAAAAGACCCTAGAAATTCTGCAAGAGCATTTCTTTTGGCCTCATATGAGGCGTGATGTGCATAAGTTTTGTGATCATTGCATTGTGTGTAAAAAGGCTAAATCTGAGGTTAAACCTCATGCATTGTATACTCCTTTGCCTGTTCCTGAATATCCTTGGACTGACATATCTATGGACTTTGTTTTTAGGCTGCCCAAAACCAAGAATGGAAAGGCTTctatgtttgttgttgttgacaggTTTTCTAAGATGGCACACTTCATACCTTGCATGAAAGTGGATGACGCTTgtcatgtggctgatttgtttttcaaagaaatagtGCAGCTTCATGGATTACCAAGGAACATTGTCAGTGATAGGGATGCAAAATTCCTTCGTCACTTTTGGAGGACCTTGTGGGGCAAGATTGGtactaaattgttgttttctactacttgtcacccacaaactgaTGGTCAAACTAAGGTAGTCAATAGGACTTTAGGCACACTGCTTAGGactgttttaaagaaaaatcttagaTCTTGGGAAGCATGTTTTCCTCATGTTGAGTTTTCTTATAATCGGGTTGTCCATAGCACAACTAATTGTTCACCATTTGAGATAGTGTATGGATTTAATCCTttgactcctcttgatttgttgccTATGCCTAACATTGCTATGTTTAAGCATAAGGACACACAGGCTAAGGCCGAGTATGTGAAGAAGCTGCATAAGCAAGTGAAGgctcaaattgaaaagaaaaatgcgaGCTATGCAAGGCAAGccaacaaaagaagaaagaaagtcgtgcttgaaccaggtgattgggtttgggtacatCTGAGGAAAGAGAGGTTCCCAGAACACAGGAAGTCCAAACTTCAACCTAGAGGAGACAGACCATTCCAAGTGTTGGAGAAGATCAACGACAATTCCTACAAGATTGACTTGCCTAGTGAGTATAATGTAAGTACCACTTTCAATGTGTCTGATTTGCCtccttttgatgcagatggatgagccttggatttgaggacaaatccttttctagaaggagggagtgatgaggacacaactaagggcaaggaccatgaagcacttgaaggggccatgaccagaggcaaacttaaacaggcccaacacagtgatgaggacacaactaagggcaaggaccatgaagcacttgaagggcccatgaccagaggcagacttaaataggcccaacacgtcatagagacaaggTTGGTCATTTGTACAGTTgtcattgatgatgattgaaggcccatgtttccataatttttattttattttattatttaattattgcaaTTAAGGGACTTTATTTCGTTTTAGGGTTTGGTGGTTGTGGCTAAAACCTATGCCTTTTCACCTGCACCAATTTAATTCGTTTTAGGGTTTCgtgaactatatatatttttgtcaaaatgaATGAAGGCTCTTTTGGCATCCTTTTCAATTACGTGAGGAAGTTTCTCTCAAGGTTCCTGTTGAACCAAATTCTGACTTATCAAGGTTGATTCCTTATGGTGTCACCGTGACTTATCTTCCATCTCTGGAAGTGGCGACCCTCGTCGTCAACATTCCTGTATCAAACGttccgccccgtaaggttcacttcaggtatgaattacaaccaatctttcaGTTGATGTGGAAGGTTGACActctatataatcaatttcaaaacCTAAGTCCCccaattgatcactcccactgatcaagtcattttcaataaacttggcatttcttgattccacaatcctagtaatatgatgtggacaataaaacctataacctttagacctttcggcatatccaatgaaatacccactaatggtcctcgggtcaagtttcttctcttgtgggttatatattctcacctcagaggacaaccccaaacgcgcatatgtttcaaacttggtttccaacctttaaacaactcaaaaggtgtctttgggacagccttggttggaacacgatttaatatatacactgTCGTCTTTAGTGCTTTAGCCCACaaggatttaggaagattggagTTGCTAACCATACTTCGCACCATGTCCAATAATGTCTGGTTCCTTctttctgccacaccattctgatttGGAGAACCAGACATAGTGTATTAGGAAACAAACCCATGTTTTTGAAGAAACTTCACAAAGGGACCAGGTGCTTGTCCATTCTCAGTATACCTGCCATAgtattctccacctctatctaatctcactatttttatttgctttccacattggttctcaacttcagccttaacgactttgaaggcatccaatgcttcgtatttgttatgaagcaaataaatattcatatatcgtgaataatcatctataaaggtgataaaatatttctgaccacgtgcatccatatctggacaacaaatatcagtatgaattatttctaatatgcttgaaCTCCTGTTAGCACCTTTCTTATACATGATGgtctgcttacccttaatgcagtccacacaagtcttaatgtcagcaaaatctagagtattgggtaccccatctttcactaaccttttaattctctcaatggagatatgtcctaatctccggtgccataacatagaggaattctcattaatattacaccttttaataccAGTTTGAACATGCATCAAACTATAAGTGACACTATTTTGTAAACCAAAAAGATAAAGACCATCAGACAAGATACCATTCCCaacacattcaaaattataaaataactcaactgatgtgtctttgaaattaaaggaatatccaaaaaaaaggtacaagtcttgaaatagaaatcaagtttcaggaaaaacttggtacataaaaggtcctttctaattttaaaataaagccactacttaaagtcaaaatgcaagttccaatgGCCTTCACATGTGAGCCTAGCTTATTGCCTGATAAAATGctttgctcacttcccactggtttccttaggttttgcataccctgtaaagaatttgcaatatgAATAGTAGATCCAAGATCAATCCAccaggtgttaatattaacactaacaatattagattcataacatactaatgagattgatttacctttcttctcaagccaTTTTTGGAATCTAGGGCAattcttcttcatgtgtcccttcttcttgcaaaagaaacactttgccaCCTTCTTAATATCAGCTTGAGGTGGTATTTTACCATTCCCCTTCTGATTAGCTTGAGACTTAGTTGCTTTGTTCTTCCCATAAGCAGTAGTCAGCAATGCACTTTCACCCATCTCCATTAcaagcctttcttcttcctgaacacacatggtcattaattcattgatagaccatttaactttatgtgtgttgtaggaaatcttaaacGACCCATATTCATGCGGAAAggtgttcaaaatgaaatgCACTAGGAACGACTCAGACATATCAACCTCtagtttcttaagttgagctGAAATATCTCTCATTTTCATGATGTACTCATGCACACCTTTCGCACTGGTGAGCCAAAGAGAAGAGAACTTCATGATCAAGGTGTTTGTTAAAGTCTTATCAAAAGTGATGAACTGGTCATCAATGTCCTTAAGTAAGTCTCAGACCTTTTCATGCTGGTCAACAGAACCACGTATCCCAGCTGAGATTTTGGTCTTAATGAACATCACGCTGAGCCAGTTGGATCACTCCCACCGCTCATATACCGCAACGTCAGCTAGGCTACTTTCATTAGTGATTGTAGGTGGTTCgtctttccttatagcatagtctatgtccatccaccccaattgtagaagaattctctccttccatatcttatagttatctcctttgagttcgggaacatcacattgaatatcagaaaaactaatagtttgagaagctgcaaaattcaaaggcttatgtcaaaatttgaggcatactaatcttaattgtatcttttaccaatgtaaacataccataaaattgaatcttgtgacataaaaattgcctgtgggctaaatttttaattcaataagaaataattaaaccttatgatagaataatcaaattacatgcttaaattcatgatttacgggtacaacatgaaaataatttaatttctatcgcaaatatttactttatgataaaatcaacaaattatACATACCTCATGATGCCTGTGGGTAAACCATgaaaaataatgtcattttatcgcaattaattttacaaatataataaaaattcttgtgggataaaattcattatataagtataattaattacaatattatgtctaattccttatatgatctttaaccaacttaatatataattttaatcaaaatatagatGCTGCAGCTAgtccataattaatcaaaattataaagatcacttagacataaaacttaattatatgagaataaatcatattatcatttcaagattaagatataatataattatgaataagattctcatataatttcataattgaaacataatatttgatttcatacatatatgcatagaataaaattttccagaatatattcatgcataaattaaatcaaaattccaTAAATTGTAAAGCAGAATAAGTATATAAGGTATGAAAACGATTGCATATCAAAAAGGCTTTAGTGATTTAGTGGTTTGCTCATATTACAACATTCTACACGAGTTCAACACCCATCTAGCCAAAAACAtgggatttttcattttttttaacactattcatcatcttcaacctctAGCGGGTCAAACCTGGCCCATATGCAGATCCGGTCTCAGAGCCAAttgtggctctgataccaaatgttagAAACACAGGTCATTGCTCAGGGACCAAATACATGTGctatatatataggcattctaccatcaagaatgcatttagtagCCATTGCTCAGGGAACATCTACAACTTATTTTAACACACATTGCTTACAATAAGCTTTGAATGCACCTACTTTACAACCTAATAAGTACTAATTAAACCTGATATTTCTGAACCTTATGAACTCTTAATTGCATTATTGCAATGCACACCATACACAAAGACTAATAAGCCAGAACAAGATCAAACTTTTGTCAATACTGAGGATCAAAGCTATATGATGTTGTCAGTCCCCTCATCAAACAGGTATAAGCctaagttaaataaaattaagtccAAGGAATTAGTATTTTAACAAGTTCTCCAAGAGTCATATATGTTTGCACAGATTGTTGGTTGAATCTCATAAAAAGGGAAACTAGACTTTTAGTCTCCaataaagattaaatatttCATAGACAGAATGGATGCCTCATTGCATTTACACAGTTCCATCATACTTCCAACCCTAATCAAGTTTCTTTGAAATGCAGCAAGTTATATGGTTGCGCAAAGAATAGGGGTGCAGATACAACCAAATTCAAAGAGGGGCACCACAAAGCCCTCTTACCTCAGAGACTATGtataagaaagaaagggagaaaggaaGATGACCTGGAAGCTTACCCACGACAGTGATGGAGAATGGTCGACGACAACGATGACACTGCTGGTGTGCTTCACGACGACACTGCTGGTGTGATTCACGATGACAACCAACTTAGAGAGTCAAAGCTTAAGGGCGCAATAGTACTCAGGTAGTGCAGGCTAGCTAGACTGCGAGAATACGCGAGGGAAAGATTAATTTTACTAGCATACAAAGACGGTCGTTATAAAACCCGTCATTGGGTAATCCAGTTCAACGACAATGCCTATTAAACATGTTGTTGTAATTGGAAGACGACATCATTTTCGGTAAAAACGTCGTTGAGATAAAGCGCATATTTTCTAAAATGTCACCGCCTGTTAAACAACGACATTTTTCGGACCACCATCCTTGAAAGCGGGTCCTAGAATCAAGAGTTTGTAGTagtgaatattttatattgcattctataactattttcttttacattttacgtatcattcaattttttcatattagtaatttctaaattctaatatattttttgctcTATAAATATTTCACATCAACAAAGTTCAtgatctaaaattatttttccaactaatctattaaaaaatatgttggttaaaaaatgttgaaatttatttatttttcatattagtctgtgaaaaatatatttcacatCAACTTTAACTATTgcgaatataatttttatttactttctccAATATTACATATCACAAAatgcaaatttttttacattaaattagtttaaacaaattttatattgattaaatttatttaattaatatttttaattttaacctaattttcactttttaatATACTACAACAGGAAACTCCACTCCATGTAGCGATATGGGaaaatatgatttcaaaattCATTGATATTTTACAAGAAGGGAACTTATACACCATACATAATTTAAGAATTGTGTCAGCAAATGATGCATATAAACCTGTCAAAGGAACATTTAAAGGATTATTTTTGCTTACTACTGTTGTCAAGAAAATCAGTAGCATATCCATTAGAATTCCTCTACACTATTTTGAGTTTGGTTCAATGGAAACTCTAGCTCAAAGGATGGATGATAGAGCAGTCTTAAgtacaacattaatttttttgcaaattcataactaatttatgtCACTCTAACATATCtcatattttgtttaaataataattttgtacaattcattaatatatatatttctttgcaaaataaaatgtaatatagaccattatattttaaaatctccCTTTTTATCGGTTATTTCCAGAAATGGAGTTGCTAAAGTTACTTTGAAGACATAGCCTCAGAATTTGAAAAAGCAATCAACATCCAAGAAGAAGACTCAAAGATAGTTGCAATCACTTCTATCATGGTTAAGAAATTCATAGGTTTGATTACTTTCATACATTTAAAatctttaacaaaatttatattctacACTATATATATCTTAATGCTCTatctctttacttttctttatatatatatatatatatatatatatatatatatatatatatatatatatatatatatatatatatatatatatatatgtatgtatgaatATAGATAATTCAGCCAAAAAAATATGGATAACTAAATAAATGGatggttaaattataattaacgtTTACATTAAATGATTTTCATATGCATTTCACTatggaaattgaaattatttttcttaatttaagttttatattaagatatatatatatatatatatatatatatatatataatctctaaataacatttaaataaaaattgatccataatttcctatctctttatctttatattagcatgtttatttaatttgatatttatttatttattttagatgtttctttaatttcttaagtattattttcaattaaacttatttaataaataaataattttaattcaatgtagtctatatcatactttttgcttacaataattttcttatattttatttactatagtaattttaatttactaacaattatattttaataatattttttagatgaGTATTCAATCAACTCAACTTCAAGTACAAGGAACAATATCAATCTAGACAATCCTGATTTTGTAAAGTtcaaatagagtaaaatgaacttccttcttttattttattttattgcacattttctaacattcaacaaacaaaattgttagtttattctaattctttgattgatgtagctaaaaaattataaatttcatattaaataactactttgtagaaaaaatggagcaacattaaataaaagaactatCTTCTCCAAATTCTACTAACATTGATCTTGACAAGAGAATGtcaaaaaatagaagatcttTGCAAGATATAATATCCATGAGATGGGTATCAAAATCACATGTATGCAACCCTATCATGACCTTCATGTtcataatattcaataatactttattttttcttagttttaacatatataaaataacagaATAATGTGTTCACAATTCATGCAACAATCAATGAGATCGATGGTTCGgttgaattttgaattatgttgCATGTGAGAGATGGTAAAAGAAAGTTACAAAAGAGGGAAATCAATACACTTGCAGAGAATGCAGACAATCATCCAAGTACCCAGCAAGGTTTCATGTTTtgtatataatgaattattttttataacataattaaataaatattaaaaactttgAAATCTTGTTTGGTTCAAGATAAAATTGAAAGTATATGATGACACCAACATAGCAACATTCACAATTTTCGATTGAGATGTGTAacaaattctaaacacaaaagcATTTGAACTCCTTCACACCCGAAATGAAAATAAGGCTAACATACCCCATATTAAATACCTTTTACAAAGGCACTTTCAtccactaattaatatttttatgaaaaaaggaACCCACTTCAACACAACAAATATCATCGGATGAGTCAGGTGAAGAACTAATTATAAGTTAAAGCCCAAAGCTACAAGCATCCAACAAGTCAAAAGGTGCATGTTCATCAtctaatgaagaagtttatcaaATCTCACAAAGTCCAttaggaaagaaggaaaataaacaaatgGTCAGAAATCAAAGTCCAAAGCTACAACTATTGAAGAAGTTAAAAgatgcatcttcatcatcaaaagaagaagaaaatctaTTAAAAAGTGTGAAAAAACAATTTGTGATAAGTAAAAGCTCAAAGCTACAAGCATCCAATAAGTCAAAAGATGCATCTTAATCATCAAATGAAGTTTATTCAATCTTTGAAAGTCCATTAAGGAGAAAGACGAATAAACAAGTTGGTCTAACATCCTTTGATGAAGAGTTAATCTtacttttaagtttaaaatggatcacaccaaagaaaacaaaattctaaaataggTCACcggaaaaaggaaataaatacaaaaggtctatttaaatgaacaatttttggtgtttatttacatcatttttatgttttttaccaTTATGGttgactattttttatttcattaaatatatttcttagaTTGCTTTATTATGTCAATTTCACTTTATTCTAATATTGCTCTTATCAAATTTATACATAATGCTTATTTTATCTTCAGGTTAATCAACTTTTGTTGAGTGGCCAGCCTCCAATTTTAGAATATTCCCTtctaaatatattgataaataaaaaatatcttaatttatatattattttttttgtatcctttaacaaaaaaataatataaaatataattcacaattatattttaaaatttaatttatcaaacaaatgatttatataaatatttctttaattatttatcaaccCGCGCAACACGCGGGTTTGTGTCTAGTGTAATATGACTATAAGTATTTGTGCATGTCTTTGTTTGAAGGCACATTCTCCATAAGTATGCCAATGAGGATGTCTCACTAGGACTAGATGTGGACCACATAATGATGGAAGACTCTATTGTGGTACACCACTAGGTGAAGGTTTTTCTTGCATTTAAAGATGATACTGATTtgtatatatgaattatttatattaaatcaaaCTCACTAGGATATCTCACTAAAACCAATGTTATTTTTGACACAACATCGGTTTGTTTTTGCATATTTTACCTTTTCTGGTTTATTTCTTActttacaacatcggttttttttaacataagttttttataaccgatgttaacattaatacTTTTAACCTTggttcaaaaccgatgttaaatgcccaaaataaatgatgttaaaagcattttttctagtagtgtgtattgacattattgttttcattattttaaacatttcttTTACCTGATactaattattcaattattttgggCCAAATTTGAATTGCCTAAAAACTATGTGGACTAgttatgtttttcaatttttaagtttggggtaatttaaaaaacaaacaagatattaaaataaaattgcaaagaaacaacattggtttttagaaaaatcaatgttgtgaaTACACGACAACATCGGTTCTTCTAGAAACAAATATTGTTGAGcagaaaacaacatcgattttaaaagtcattaataattaaccgattttaaaagcttattttctagtagtgattccATTTACAATCAAGTGTATCTCTATATTTAGTTAATAACTAGATGTTTACCCAGGTGTTGCGCGGTTTATGAATCTATCTcaatatttagttaattttgttaacagtgaaaataaaaaaataatgttaatttgtACAATTTCaccttattttttatgttcattgTTAGCAAATGTTTAAAAGTTGAAACTACACCACTATGTGTTGGTGTAGGCTTAGAACCCCTCTATAAGGCTGTAAGTTGTGagattgatttcaaaaataaaagagcaATTGAAAAAGTCATGTATTATTGTGGGTATGTTtgcattattttcattttgggtGTGAAGGAATTCAGAAGCCCTTCTATTTAGAATTTGATGAACATATCAATCAAACATTGTAAATGTTGCTACACTTGTATCCAGAGAAAGTAGAAATTCGAAAATAGTGACGACCAAAAATCAGACTTTCACTCCATTAGTGGAGGCGTGACTTTTCGGTAACTCGCATAAGCTAAAATGgtgccttaattttttaaaccatGATGCAGCTCCACTCACCCATGTATTGCATCTTCAGTACACACCCACTCCATGAGTGATACATATGCAAGAGTAATATGTGTGTGTTGCACTCGCCTGTAGCAAAAGACAAAACGAAACATTTGTCTTCAATGCATCCTCCAATGATCAAAAAAGGGCTGAATTGTCATATATAAGGACATCATCCACCTGACACGTCTAACTTTGCTTGCAAGATCAAAAGCATGTCCACCCCAGACAACTTGCCAGAAGAAGCCTAAACAATAGTCGTCCAAGCTAGGGGAGCTTGACATGCCTCACATACCTACAACTCTTACACTAGTCGAGGTTACCACCCTCGACACCGAACAATCTCCCTTAACACAAGACAATTTCCCTTGACACtagatgatggaagcttgcttgtggagcttttatggaggttggatctttgagcttcaatgaggtccttcaatggtgattttccaccatggaaaTGCAGtggaaggaaaaggagaagaggagaaaggagtcaccatccactagggaataagccatggaagaaggagcttcgccaccaagaatgtgccttggagAGGAtgattcaatggaggaaaagagagaggggggagcacaaaattgaagaaggaaaagggggagagaagttgaactttgagttgtgtctcacaagactctctcattcatcaaagttacagcaagtgttacacatgcttctatttatagactaggtagcttccttgagaagctttcttgagaaaacttccttgagaagcttctttgagaaaacttccttgagaagctagagcttagctacacacacccctctaataactaagttcacctccttgagaagcttccttgagacacttccttgagaagcttccttgagacacttccttgagaagcttccttgagaaaattcctagagaagctagagcttagctacacacacctctctaatagctaagcgcACCTCCttaagatgagaagctagagcttagctacacaccccctataatagctaagctcaccccatgacaaaatacatgaaaatacaaaaaaagtccctactacaaggactactcaaaatgccctgaaatacaaggctaaaaccctatactactagaatggccaaaatacaaggcccaaaagaaggaaaaaactatttaaatatttacaaagaagagtggatccaaccttggcccatgggctcagaaatct is part of the Glycine soja cultivar W05 unplaced genomic scaffold, ASM419377v2 tig00105775_1_pilon, whole genome shotgun sequence genome and harbors:
- the LOC114404708 gene encoding uncharacterized protein LOC114404708 translates to MSLCVVPVILVPKKDDSWRMCSDCRAINNITIKYRHPIPRLDDLLDELAEGVRVDVEKVKAIQEWPTPKTVSEVRGFHGLASFYRRFVKDFSTLAAPLTEVVKKNVGFKWGKKQEEAFAALKHRLTNAPILAMPNFAKSFEIECDASIHYLLPKEFVIHSDHESLKYLKGQGKLNKRHAKWVELLEQFPYVIKHKKGKGNVVADALCRRHALLAMLETKLFGLESLKDIYEHDVDFAEIFAACEKFFENGYYRHNGFLFKANKLYVPKCSIRELLAKSEVKPHALYTPLPVPEYPWTDISMDFVFRLPKTKNGKASMFVVVDRFSKMAHFIPCMKVDDACHVADLFFKEIVQLHGLPRNIVSDRDAKFLRHFWRTLWGKIGTKLLFSTTCHPQTDGQTKVVNRTLGTLLRTVLKKNLRSWEACFPHVEFSYNRVVHSTTNCSPFEIVYGFNPLTPLDLLPMPNIAMFKHKDTQAKAEYVKKLHKQVKAQIEKKNASYARLFWHPFQLREEVSLKVPVEPNSDLSRLIPYGVTVTYLPSLEVATLVVNIPVSNVPPRKVHFRYELQPIFQLMWKVDTLYNQFQNLSPPIDHSH